The proteins below come from a single Prochlorococcus marinus str. MIT 9215 genomic window:
- a CDS encoding EVE domain-containing protein, translating into MPQKEPSYWLMKSEPDAYSIDTLKNDGVTLWDGIRNYQARNFMRKMNKGDQVFFYHSNCKPPGIVGLMEVIDLNIVDPTQFDKDSKYFDPKSKPDNPRWDCVKVKYKSKSEKILSLHELKFLFNEAELLVVKKGNRLSILPVRNDIAKILLEKI; encoded by the coding sequence ATGCCACAAAAGGAACCTAGCTACTGGCTAATGAAAAGTGAGCCTGATGCCTATAGCATAGATACTTTAAAAAATGATGGTGTGACTTTATGGGACGGAATAAGAAATTATCAAGCTCGAAATTTTATGAGAAAAATGAATAAAGGGGATCAGGTTTTTTTCTATCATTCGAATTGCAAACCACCAGGAATTGTGGGACTTATGGAGGTAATAGATCTAAATATTGTTGATCCTACTCAATTTGATAAAGATTCAAAATATTTTGACCCAAAATCGAAACCTGATAATCCGAGATGGGATTGTGTAAAAGTAAAATATAAATCTAAGTCAGAAAAGATTTTAAGTTTACATGAATTAAAATTTTTATTTAATGAGGCTGAGTTATTAGTTGTAAAAAAAGGAAATAGGTTATCTATACTACCTGTCAGAAACGATATTGCAAAAATACTACTAGAAAAAATATAA
- a CDS encoding DUF2811 domain-containing protein, with protein sequence MQELNNNENAKFLNHNDEVISFKCELQENLQKAMKEFVEDHPNWDQYRILQAAIAGFLMQKGFQNRDLTRLYIGNMFSMSFKD encoded by the coding sequence ATGCAAGAGCTAAATAACAACGAAAATGCAAAATTTTTAAATCATAATGATGAAGTAATAAGTTTCAAATGTGAACTTCAAGAAAATCTTCAAAAGGCTATGAAAGAATTTGTTGAGGACCATCCTAACTGGGATCAATATAGGATACTTCAAGCTGCTATTGCAGGATTTTTGATGCAAAAAGGATTTCAAAATAGGGATTTAACAAGACTCTATATTGGAAACATGTTTTCAATGAGTTTTAAGGACTAA
- a CDS encoding DUF1818 family protein, whose amino-acid sequence MVKDQKGWRLLRDFKKGKFCFLIGVDNWSIELQESEFYSLYLLLLKINEQLLVIKDDLMDEESITLELEQLPWYIELEGKKNEWSLRFVFESQEQTRSFEMYWPIPIAQNLFYEIKKMWESMD is encoded by the coding sequence TTGGTAAAAGACCAAAAAGGATGGAGATTACTTAGAGATTTTAAAAAAGGCAAATTTTGCTTTTTGATTGGTGTTGATAATTGGTCAATTGAGTTACAAGAGTCTGAATTCTATTCACTTTACCTTTTACTCTTAAAAATTAATGAACAACTATTAGTAATCAAGGATGACCTAATGGATGAAGAATCTATTACTTTAGAATTAGAACAACTACCTTGGTATATTGAGCTAGAAGGGAAAAAGAATGAATGGAGTTTAAGGTTTGTTTTTGAAAGTCAAGAACAAACTAGATCCTTTGAAATGTATTGGCCGATACCAATTGCACAAAATTTATTTTATGAAATAAAAAAAATGTGGGAATCAATGGATTAA
- a CDS encoding DNA-directed RNA polymerase subunit omega, giving the protein MNISNNAGIDSNDLAKRGESLIRKSTNRYLTTVKIAFRAKQRRFDDFDGLLEESTIKPVQRSIIELSDEQDQPDLLPG; this is encoded by the coding sequence ATGAACATATCAAATAATGCAGGTATTGATTCTAATGATCTTGCAAAGAGAGGTGAAAGCTTAATAAGAAAATCAACTAATAGATACTTAACTACAGTGAAAATTGCTTTCAGAGCTAAACAAAGACGTTTTGATGATTTTGATGGCTTATTAGAGGAGTCAACAATTAAACCAGTTCAAAGGTCAATTATTGAATTAAGCGATGAACAAGATCAACCAGATTTACTGCCAGGCTAA
- a CDS encoding Hsp70 family protein: MKENLSGTLAIDLGNTNTVIAFQDQRDINSVLVEIPNITSSPGVIPTAVWFEGPSNIPKIGIGALKMRDKSNSDLFFHSNFKRLIGNSIEKINKNNILNPNECGKTFFQILWASIPHKYKIKRLVLTAPIDTYKGYREWLVNLCEEISVDEIALVDEPTAASLGINVPFGSKIMTLDIGGSTVDMNIVKIEGGEGKSGPIAELLKFQGKDVSSISKQKIRCAEIIGKTGSKIGGKDIDQWIVDYFIPGNDYVTNLLKAEEIKCKLSSSAIKYEDKYPIKLFNEQNQEKEFYISKEIFEKILIENNLLNHLNSLLKDLLNQARGKFCKVEDLNSIVFVGGGTQIPLIKEWITKKISKIQIKSPPPIESIAMGALAMTPGTKIKDILNKGLSIRLFNKRKQKHFWHPIFCKGQTWPTENPFKLILQASTNNQKIFEIIIGETQKEREYDVIFENGLPKLSEVQTEEEIIKWEKEPLKIVLKNESNIGEDNLKLFFKITKSADLLVKCFDIKDEFLGEYNLGNIL, from the coding sequence ATGAAAGAAAATTTATCTGGAACTCTTGCTATTGATTTGGGAAACACTAACACTGTAATAGCTTTTCAAGATCAAAGAGATATAAATTCTGTTTTAGTTGAGATACCTAATATTACTTCATCCCCAGGAGTTATTCCTACAGCAGTTTGGTTCGAGGGACCTTCAAATATTCCTAAAATTGGTATAGGTGCTCTAAAGATGAGGGATAAATCAAATTCTGATTTATTTTTTCATTCAAATTTTAAAAGATTAATTGGAAATTCTATCGAGAAAATTAACAAAAATAATATTTTAAATCCTAATGAATGTGGCAAAACATTTTTTCAAATTTTGTGGGCCAGCATTCCTCATAAATATAAGATCAAAAGACTTGTTTTAACTGCTCCAATAGATACTTATAAGGGTTACAGAGAATGGTTAGTTAACCTTTGCGAGGAGATATCAGTAGATGAAATAGCCCTTGTTGATGAGCCTACTGCAGCAAGTTTAGGAATAAATGTCCCATTTGGCTCAAAAATCATGACATTAGACATTGGAGGAAGCACAGTCGATATGAACATAGTCAAAATAGAAGGAGGAGAAGGGAAATCTGGCCCAATAGCTGAACTTTTAAAATTTCAAGGTAAAGACGTAAGCTCAATTTCAAAACAAAAAATTAGGTGTGCTGAAATAATTGGGAAAACAGGCTCAAAAATTGGCGGGAAAGATATTGATCAATGGATAGTTGATTATTTTATTCCAGGTAATGATTATGTTACTAATCTTTTAAAGGCAGAAGAAATAAAATGTAAACTCAGTTCATCTGCAATCAAATATGAAGATAAATATCCAATAAAATTATTTAATGAACAAAACCAAGAAAAAGAATTTTACATAAGTAAAGAAATATTTGAGAAAATACTCATTGAAAATAATCTTCTTAATCACCTTAACTCTTTACTCAAAGATTTATTAAATCAAGCAAGAGGCAAATTTTGCAAAGTTGAAGACTTAAACTCAATTGTTTTTGTTGGTGGAGGAACGCAAATACCATTGATTAAAGAATGGATAACAAAAAAAATTTCAAAAATCCAAATTAAGTCGCCACCTCCTATCGAATCAATTGCTATGGGAGCTTTAGCAATGACTCCAGGAACAAAAATTAAAGACATATTAAACAAAGGATTATCTATTAGATTATTTAATAAAAGAAAACAAAAACACTTTTGGCATCCTATTTTTTGCAAAGGTCAAACATGGCCCACAGAAAATCCATTTAAACTAATACTTCAAGCCAGTACAAATAATCAGAAAATATTTGAAATAATAATTGGAGAGACACAAAAAGAAAGAGAATATGATGTTATTTTCGAAAATGGATTACCAAAGTTATCAGAGGTTCAAACTGAAGAAGAAATTATAAAATGGGAAAAGGAACCACTGAAAATAGTATTAAAAAATGAATCTAATATTGGAGAAGACAACTTAAAACTTTTCTTTAAAATCACGAAAAGTGCTGATTTATTAGTTAAGTGTTTTGATATTAAAGATGAATTTTTAGGGGAATATAATTTAGGAAATATCCTCTGA
- the pyrR gene encoding bifunctional pyr operon transcriptional regulator/uracil phosphoribosyltransferase PyrR, with protein sequence MPKKTKKIVILSEVELRKTISRLTSEIIEKVKKLDNLLLVGIPTRGIELTEVLEEELFTRTGLRVRKGIIDPTLYRDDQNRVGTRLIQAADIPTPIEKQEILLIDDVIYTGRTIRAAMDALYSWGRPQRVMLLVMVDRGHRELPIQPDFCGKKVPTSKIESISLRLNNVDNEEGVFLE encoded by the coding sequence ATGCCCAAGAAAACAAAAAAGATCGTAATACTTTCTGAAGTTGAGCTTAGAAAAACTATTTCGCGTTTAACTTCTGAAATTATCGAAAAAGTAAAAAAACTGGATAACCTTTTATTGGTTGGGATTCCGACTAGAGGAATTGAGCTGACCGAAGTGCTTGAAGAGGAATTATTCACTAGAACAGGTTTAAGAGTTAGAAAAGGAATAATTGATCCAACTTTGTATAGAGATGATCAAAATAGAGTTGGAACTCGTCTAATACAAGCTGCAGATATTCCGACTCCTATAGAGAAACAAGAAATTCTTTTAATAGATGATGTAATTTACACAGGTAGAACAATTAGAGCTGCAATGGATGCTTTATATTCATGGGGCAGACCTCAAAGAGTGATGTTACTAGTAATGGTAGATAGAGGTCATAGAGAATTGCCTATTCAACCAGATTTTTGTGGTAAAAAAGTGCCAACAAGTAAAATTGAAAGTATTAGTTTACGATTAAATAATGTTGATAATGAAGAAGGCGTTTTTCTTGAATAG
- the gpmI gene encoding 2,3-bisphosphoglycerate-independent phosphoglycerate mutase: MSNISSKNIKRLSAPQSPVVLAILDGWGYREEKSDNAIKNANTPIMDSLWHAYPHTLISASGSDVGLPDGQMGNSEVGHLTIGSGRIIQQELVRISNIVRNNQLGLVNELKEMADSLKKNNSTLHITGLCSDGGVHSHIDHLLGLIKWASDNEIKKVAIHIITDGRDTPAKSASKYLKQIESCIKKFNTGEIASICGRYWIMDRNLIWDRTEKAYSNLTDPDIQITNISPQDYIEKSYAKNITDEFIEPIRISENYLKDGDSLICFNFRPDRARQIVKSLSIHEFSDFERKNYPNLDFVTFTQYDPNFPVKVAFPPESLNNFIGQIVSENGLKQYRTAETEKYPHVTYFFNGGVEIPLPGEDRHLIPSPRVATYDMDPEMSAEELTISCSKAIKSGNYAFVVINFANPDMVGHTGNMNATIKAIEKVDKCVGQIVNATGEMGGSILITADHGNAEVMKGPEGEPWTAHTINKVPLILIEGEKRKIPNMGNEINLRDNAGLADIAPTLLQLLNLPIPREMTGKSLIQEIELKGYNKVVQHV; the protein is encoded by the coding sequence ATGTCAAATATTAGCAGCAAAAATATAAAAAGATTAAGTGCCCCTCAGAGCCCTGTAGTTCTTGCAATACTAGATGGATGGGGATATCGAGAAGAAAAATCAGATAATGCTATAAAAAATGCCAATACACCAATCATGGATTCATTGTGGCATGCTTACCCCCACACCCTAATAAGTGCTAGTGGATCTGATGTGGGACTCCCGGATGGTCAAATGGGTAATTCAGAGGTAGGGCACCTTACCATTGGTTCCGGAAGAATAATACAACAAGAGCTTGTAAGAATTTCAAATATTGTAAGAAATAATCAATTAGGTTTGGTAAATGAATTAAAAGAGATGGCTGATTCATTAAAGAAAAATAATTCCACTTTGCATATCACGGGATTATGTTCAGATGGAGGGGTTCATAGTCATATAGATCATTTATTAGGTTTAATAAAATGGGCATCTGATAATGAAATCAAAAAAGTTGCAATCCATATTATTACGGATGGAAGAGATACTCCTGCAAAAAGTGCAAGTAAATATCTAAAACAAATAGAATCATGTATAAAAAAATTTAACACAGGCGAAATCGCCTCCATATGCGGGAGATACTGGATAATGGATAGAAATCTTATATGGGATAGGACAGAAAAAGCGTATTCTAATTTGACTGATCCGGATATTCAAATAACAAATATTTCTCCTCAGGATTACATAGAAAAAAGTTATGCCAAAAACATAACCGATGAATTTATAGAGCCCATACGAATCTCTGAAAACTATCTTAAAGATGGGGATAGCTTGATTTGCTTTAACTTTCGGCCAGACCGAGCTAGGCAAATAGTTAAATCCCTTTCAATTCATGAATTCTCAGACTTTGAAAGAAAAAATTATCCAAATCTAGATTTTGTCACTTTTACTCAATATGATCCTAACTTTCCCGTTAAAGTTGCATTTCCTCCTGAATCACTCAATAATTTTATAGGGCAAATAGTTTCAGAAAACGGACTCAAGCAATACAGAACCGCGGAAACAGAAAAATATCCTCACGTAACATACTTTTTCAATGGGGGAGTTGAAATTCCTTTACCTGGAGAAGATAGACATTTAATTCCATCTCCAAGAGTGGCAACTTATGATATGGACCCCGAAATGTCAGCAGAGGAATTAACTATTAGTTGCTCTAAAGCAATTAAAAGTGGAAATTATGCTTTTGTTGTAATAAATTTTGCCAATCCTGATATGGTTGGTCATACAGGCAACATGAATGCAACAATTAAAGCAATAGAAAAAGTAGATAAATGTGTAGGTCAAATTGTTAATGCTACTGGAGAAATGGGTGGAAGCATTCTTATTACAGCCGATCATGGTAACGCAGAGGTAATGAAAGGACCTGAAGGAGAACCATGGACAGCGCACACAATAAATAAAGTTCCTTTAATTTTGATTGAAGGTGAAAAAAGAAAAATCCCAAATATGGGAAATGAAATTAATTTAAGAGATAATGCCGGATTAGCAGATATTGCTCCCACATTATTGCAATTATTAAATCTCCCAATACCAAGAGAAATGACAGGCAAATCTCTTATTCAAGAAATTGAATTAAAAGGTTATAATAAAGTCGTTCAACACGTTTAA
- the secG gene encoding preprotein translocase subunit SecG encodes MIQIISWVWAFSGVLLILLVLLHSPKGDGMGGIAASGSSMFNSASSAEASLNKITWTFLIIFLSLAIILSAGWIS; translated from the coding sequence ATGATACAAATTATTAGTTGGGTTTGGGCATTTTCTGGAGTTCTTCTTATTCTCTTGGTTTTACTACATAGTCCTAAAGGTGATGGCATGGGAGGAATTGCCGCCAGTGGAAGCTCAATGTTCAACAGTGCAAGTAGTGCAGAAGCCTCTCTTAATAAAATAACTTGGACTTTTTTAATTATATTTTTATCTCTTGCAATTATTCTAAGTGCTGGTTGGATTTCATAA
- the groL gene encoding chaperonin GroEL (60 kDa chaperone family; promotes refolding of misfolded polypeptides especially under stressful conditions; forms two stacked rings of heptamers to form a barrel-shaped 14mer; ends can be capped by GroES; misfolded proteins enter the barrel where they are refolded when GroES binds) produces MAKRIIYNEQARRALERGIDILAESVAVTLGPKGRNVVLEKKFGAPQIINDGVTIAKEIELEDHIENTGVALIRQAASKTNDAAGDGTTTATVLAHAMVKAGLRNVAAGANAITLKKGIDKATEFLVGKIQDNSKPISDSNAIAQCGTIAAGNDEEVGQMIANAMDKVGKEGVISLEEGKSMTTELEVTEGMRFDKGYISPYFATDTERMEAVLDEPYILLTDKKIALVQDLVPVLEQIAKTGKPLVIIAEDIEKEALATLVVNRLRGVLNVAAVKAPGFGDRRKAMLEDMAVLTNGQLITEDAGLKLENATLDMLGTGRRITINKETTTIVAEGNEQAVKARCDQIKKQMDETDSSYDKEKLQERLAKLAGGVAVIKVGAATETEMKDKKLRLEDAINATKAAVEEGIVPGGGTTLAHLSPILKEWADKNLKGEELIGANIVEASLTAPLMRIAENAGSNGAVIAENVKTKPFNDGFNAATGEYVDMSSAGIVDPAKVTRSGLQNAASIAGMVLTTECIVADLPEKKDSASPAGAPGMGGDFDY; encoded by the coding sequence ATGGCTAAAAGAATTATTTACAATGAGCAAGCTCGTAGAGCGCTCGAGAGAGGAATCGATATCCTTGCTGAGTCTGTGGCTGTAACGCTTGGACCAAAAGGGAGAAATGTTGTGCTAGAGAAAAAATTTGGTGCTCCTCAAATTATCAATGATGGTGTCACAATCGCTAAAGAGATCGAATTAGAGGACCACATCGAAAATACAGGGGTTGCTTTAATCAGACAAGCCGCTTCAAAAACTAATGATGCGGCTGGAGATGGTACAACAACAGCAACAGTTTTAGCTCATGCAATGGTTAAAGCAGGGTTGAGAAATGTTGCTGCAGGAGCTAATGCAATTACCTTGAAAAAAGGAATTGATAAGGCGACTGAATTTCTAGTTGGTAAAATTCAGGATAATTCCAAACCTATAAGTGATAGTAATGCTATTGCTCAATGTGGAACTATTGCTGCTGGAAATGACGAAGAAGTTGGTCAAATGATTGCCAATGCTATGGATAAAGTTGGTAAAGAAGGTGTTATCTCCTTAGAAGAAGGAAAATCAATGACTACTGAATTAGAAGTTACTGAGGGGATGCGTTTTGACAAAGGTTATATTTCACCTTACTTTGCAACTGATACAGAAAGAATGGAGGCTGTTTTAGATGAACCATATATCCTTCTGACTGATAAAAAAATTGCTCTAGTGCAAGATTTAGTTCCTGTTTTGGAACAAATAGCTAAAACTGGTAAACCACTAGTCATCATTGCAGAAGATATTGAAAAAGAGGCTTTAGCAACTCTTGTTGTTAATAGATTGAGAGGGGTGTTAAATGTTGCTGCAGTTAAGGCTCCTGGATTTGGTGATAGAAGAAAAGCTATGCTTGAAGACATGGCAGTTTTAACTAATGGACAACTTATCACTGAAGATGCAGGCTTGAAACTAGAAAATGCTACCTTAGATATGCTTGGAACTGGTAGAAGAATAACTATCAATAAAGAGACTACAACTATTGTGGCGGAAGGTAATGAGCAAGCAGTTAAAGCTAGATGTGATCAAATTAAAAAGCAAATGGATGAAACAGATTCCTCATACGATAAAGAAAAGCTTCAAGAACGCCTAGCTAAATTAGCTGGAGGTGTAGCAGTTATTAAGGTTGGGGCTGCTACTGAAACTGAGATGAAGGATAAAAAACTTCGTCTTGAGGATGCTATCAATGCAACAAAAGCTGCTGTTGAAGAAGGAATTGTACCTGGAGGAGGTACTACTTTAGCTCATTTATCCCCTATTTTAAAAGAATGGGCTGATAAAAATTTAAAAGGAGAGGAATTAATTGGAGCTAATATTGTTGAAGCTTCACTTACTGCTCCTCTTATGAGAATTGCTGAGAATGCAGGTTCTAATGGAGCTGTGATAGCTGAAAATGTAAAAACTAAACCTTTTAATGATGGATTCAACGCTGCTACTGGGGAATATGTAGATATGTCCTCTGCTGGTATAGTTGATCCTGCAAAAGTTACACGTTCAGGATTACAAAATGCAGCTTCTATAGCCGGTATGGTTCTTACCACTGAATGTATAGTTGCGGATTTACCAGAGAAAAAAGATTCTGCTAGTCCAGCAGGCGCTCCGGGTATGGGCGGTGACTTTGATTATTAA
- the groES gene encoding co-chaperone GroES — translation MAAVSLTVSTVKPLGDRIFIKVSASEEKTAGGILLPDSAKEKPQVGEVAQVGPGKLNDDGSRQTPEVSIGDKVLYSKYAGTDIKLGGDEYVLLSEKDILAVVS, via the coding sequence ATGGCAGCTGTTTCACTTACAGTCTCTACAGTAAAACCACTGGGAGATAGAATATTTATTAAAGTTTCCGCATCTGAGGAAAAAACTGCTGGGGGCATTCTTTTGCCTGATTCAGCTAAAGAAAAACCACAGGTTGGAGAAGTTGCTCAGGTAGGTCCTGGCAAACTTAATGACGATGGTTCTCGACAAACTCCAGAAGTGAGTATTGGCGATAAAGTTTTGTACAGCAAATATGCTGGTACAGACATTAAATTGGGAGGAGATGAGTATGTCTTGCTCTCAGAAAAGGATATTTTAGCTGTAGTAAGCTAA
- the atpD gene encoding F0F1 ATP synthase subunit beta: MVATPSTSSQTKGVVRQVIGPVLDVEFPAGKLPKILNALRIEAKNPAGQDIALTAEVQQLLGDHRVRAVAMSGTDGLVRGMEAIDTGAPISVPVGEATLGRIFNVLGEPVDEQGPVNTKDTAPIHRAAPKLTDLETKPKVFETGIKVIDLLAPYRQGGKVGLFGGAGVGKTVLIQELINNIAKEHGGVSVFGGVGERTREGNDLYEEFKESGVINADDLTQSKVALCFGQMNEPPGARMRVGLSALTMAEHFRDVNKQDVLLFVDNIFRFVQAGSEVSALLGRMPSAVGYQPTLGTDVGELQERITSTLEGSITSIQAVYVPADDLTDPAPATTFAHLDATTVLARALAAKGIYPAVDPLDSTSTMLQPSVVGDEHYKTARAVQSTLQRYKELQDIIAILGLDELSEEDRLTVDRARKIEKFLSQPFFVAEIFTGMSGKYVKLEDTIAGFNMILSGELDDLPEQAFYLVGNIDEVKAKAEKINSEK; this comes from the coding sequence ATGGTAGCAACTCCATCAACTTCTTCACAAACAAAAGGCGTAGTACGTCAAGTAATTGGACCGGTTCTAGATGTAGAATTTCCAGCTGGGAAATTACCAAAAATATTAAATGCTTTAAGAATAGAAGCTAAAAATCCTGCTGGACAAGACATAGCGCTCACCGCAGAGGTCCAACAGCTCCTTGGAGACCATAGAGTAAGAGCAGTCGCAATGAGTGGCACTGACGGCCTTGTAAGAGGCATGGAAGCAATCGACACAGGCGCACCAATATCTGTACCAGTGGGAGAAGCAACTTTAGGAAGAATATTTAATGTTTTAGGAGAACCAGTAGATGAACAGGGTCCAGTAAATACTAAAGATACTGCTCCAATTCATAGAGCTGCTCCAAAGTTAACAGACCTAGAAACTAAGCCCAAAGTTTTTGAAACTGGAATTAAAGTGATCGATCTTTTAGCTCCTTACAGACAAGGAGGAAAAGTTGGATTATTTGGAGGCGCTGGTGTTGGGAAGACGGTTCTTATTCAAGAATTAATTAATAATATCGCAAAGGAACATGGTGGAGTATCTGTTTTTGGTGGAGTGGGTGAAAGAACTAGGGAAGGTAACGATTTATATGAAGAATTTAAAGAATCAGGCGTTATCAATGCAGATGATTTAACTCAGTCAAAAGTCGCCTTGTGTTTTGGACAGATGAATGAGCCTCCTGGTGCAAGAATGAGAGTAGGCTTATCAGCACTTACGATGGCTGAACATTTTAGAGATGTAAATAAACAAGACGTTCTACTTTTTGTTGATAACATTTTTAGATTCGTTCAAGCTGGCTCTGAAGTATCTGCATTACTTGGAAGAATGCCTTCAGCGGTTGGATACCAACCAACTCTGGGAACTGATGTTGGTGAATTACAAGAAAGAATTACATCTACATTAGAAGGATCAATAACATCTATTCAAGCTGTTTACGTACCTGCTGACGACCTAACAGACCCTGCTCCTGCAACAACTTTTGCCCATTTAGATGCTACTACCGTGCTTGCTAGAGCCCTTGCAGCTAAGGGAATTTATCCAGCAGTTGATCCATTAGACTCAACAAGCACCATGCTACAACCATCAGTTGTTGGCGATGAGCATTACAAAACAGCAAGAGCTGTCCAATCCACTTTACAAAGATATAAAGAACTTCAAGATATTATTGCTATTCTTGGTTTAGATGAACTCTCTGAAGAAGATAGATTAACAGTTGACAGGGCCAGAAAAATTGAAAAATTCCTTTCACAACCATTCTTTGTAGCAGAAATATTTACAGGAATGTCTGGTAAATACGTAAAATTAGAAGATACTATCGCTGGCTTCAATATGATTTTGTCTGGTGAATTGGATGATTTACCAGAACAGGCTTTTTACTTAGTTGGCAATATTGATGAAGTTAAAGCAAAGGCTGAAAAAATAAACTCAGAAAAATAA
- the atpC gene encoding ATP synthase F1 subunit epsilon has product MAISLKVLAPNKNVYQGEAEEVILPSTTGQLGILPGHISLVTAIDIGVLRLRMNSQWKSIALMGGFAEIESDEVIVLVNNAEIGSEINVQNAEQDLKEAKLAISKFSENEKNPEKIKALKQVSKAEARIQAAKN; this is encoded by the coding sequence ATGGCAATTTCTCTAAAAGTTTTAGCTCCTAACAAAAATGTTTATCAAGGTGAAGCTGAAGAAGTAATCCTTCCTAGTACTACTGGTCAGCTTGGTATATTACCGGGACATATCTCTTTGGTTACTGCTATAGATATTGGCGTTTTAAGGCTAAGAATGAATTCTCAATGGAAATCCATAGCATTAATGGGAGGCTTCGCTGAAATTGAATCAGATGAAGTCATAGTTCTAGTAAATAATGCTGAAATTGGTTCTGAAATTAATGTTCAAAATGCCGAACAAGATCTTAAAGAAGCAAAATTAGCAATTAGCAAATTTTCTGAAAATGAAAAAAATCCGGAAAAAATTAAAGCCTTAAAACAAGTTTCGAAAGCTGAGGCTAGGATTCAAGCCGCAAAGAACTAA